TTCCTAATGGACCGGATCTTTCGCGCGGTCGGTCTCTCCGGCATGAGCTTCATCCCGATGCTGAGCTCGTTCGCCTGCGCGGTTCCGGGCATTCTCGCCACGCGAACGATCGGGAACGCGCGCGATCGAATCGCGACGATCCTCATCGCGCCGTTCATGAGCTGCTCGGCGCGCATTCCGGTCTACTCCCTGATGATCGCCGCGTTCATCCCCGCGAGGATGATCGGTGGGGTTCTTCCGCTGCAAGGGCTCGTTTTCGGGGCGATGTACTTCGTCGGGATCTTCGCGGCGATTCCCGCCGCGCTGGTTCTCCGCCGAACGCTGCTCAGGGGCCCCGGATCGACGTACTTGATGGAGCTCCCGCCCTACAAGATCCCGAGCCCCCGATCGGTGGGGATCCGCATCATCGATCGAAGCCGCACGTTCGTGCGCCAGGCGGGGACGATCATCTTCGCGATGTCCATCATCGTTTGGGCGCTCGGATACTTCCCTCGGCCGCCGGAGATCGGGCGCGCGCACGAAGCGCTTCGCGCCGAAGCGCGTCTCTCGCTCGACGGCGAGGCGCGCGAGACGCGCCTTCGCGAGATCGACCGGGAGGAGGCCGGCGCCTACATGCGGAACAGCGTTCTCGGACGAGCGGGGCGCCTTCTCGAGCCGGCCGTGAAGCCTCTCGGATGGGACTGGAAGATCGGGATGGCGACGATCGCTTCGTTCCCCGCGCGCGAGGTGATCGTCTCCACGCTGAGCATCATCTACGACCTCGGCAAGGACGCGGAGGACCGGCGCGAGAAAGAGGCGCTCATCGGCAAGCTCTCCGCCGCCCGCTGGCCGGACGGCTCGCCGGTCTTCACGATCCCGGTCGCCGTCTCGGTGATGGTCTTCTTCGCCCTCTGTTGCCAGTGCGGGGCGACCCTCGCCGTGATCAAACGAGAGACGAATTCCTGGAGATGGACCGCTCTCTCGTTCGGCTACATGACGGCGATCGCCTACATCGGGGCGCTCGTCGTCTATCGCGCCGGAACCGCTCTGCTCGCCTAGATCAGGCCGCATTCCGCGCCTGAATCCCGGATTCCCCGTCCGCTGTCTTCGTCGACTCCAATCTCGAGTATGAACCGATGGGATCAGGCGCGTGTTCGCTTCTTCCCGTCCGCCAGCGAGAAGAGAACCCCAGCCGCCAGGATCGAGAGCACCACCGCGAGCACGATGGCGTGGAAGTGCTCGCCGAGAAGATGATGGAGCTTCTTCGCGACGAGCATCTTCACCCCGATGAGAACGAGCACCAGCGAGAGGGAGACCTTCAAGTAGCGGAACTTCTCGATCATTCCCGAAAGGACGAAGAAGAGCGCGCGGAGACCGAGAATCGCGAACACATTGCTGGTGAAGACGAGAAACGGATCCCCGGTGATCGCGAAGATCGCGGGGATCGAGTCGACGGCGAAGATCACGTCGCTCGTCTCCACGGTCAGGAGCGCGATCGCGAGCGGAGTGAGCATGAGCGTCCCCGGTCTCGCGCGCTCGACCACCTCGTCGCGCACATCCTCCTCGCCGGGAAGGGCCCCCTCGTGCGACCCCCTCGTGCCCGCCCTCACGAGAAAACGCTGGCCGTGGAAGCGCGACGTGACCGGAAAGAGCCGCCGCGCGAGCCGGACCGCAGCGTTCTTGTTCGGATCGACGTCCTCCGAATTCAGGAAGAGCATCTTGATCCCCGTGACGATGAGAAAGACCCCGAAGATCAAGAGGATCCAGGTGAAACGCGCGACGAGCGTCGCCCCGATCGCGATCATCACGCCGCGCAAGACGAGCGCCCCCACGATGCCCCAGAAGAGAACGCGGTGCCGGTAGATCGGAGGCACTCCGAAGAAGTTGAAGATCATCGCGATGACGAAGATGTTGTCGGCGGAGAGCGACTTCTCCACGACGAAGCCGGTGAGGTACTTGAGGGCGGCGGTCGTTCCGTTGTTCATCGCGCGATCGACCGGATCCGGCATCGTGCCGAGCCCGAACCAATGATGCTGGTAGCCGAAGTAGACGAACTTGGAGAAGAGAAGGCCGCACGCGATCCAAACCGCGGACCAGAAGAACGCCTCTCGGAGAGATACCGCGTGCGCGCGGCGATGGAACACGCCGAGATCGAGCGCGAGAAGCGCGAGGATCAGACCGATAAACCCGACCCAGAGAAGGACCATCTCGTTCACCGGGAGCGCACGTTCAGGACCGCCCGCCGGGCTTCCGTCCGTCGTGGAGGGCGCGGACCGGCGGTAGAATCGCGCACGAGAGTAGACCGACGCGAGCGGGATCGCAAGACGAAAGGGGATCGGCCCGCGCGAAGAATGCGATGCGTACCGCCCGAGCCCTACTCCCCCTTCCTCGCGTCCCTCAGCCTCTTCCAGAACGGCTACGAGAGGAAGCTCCTCTCGTCGAGCGAGCAGAGTCGCTCGAAGAGGGGCTTCGTCGCGGTGAACGCGAGGAGATCGGGTTGCATGGTTCGTTCTCCCGCCCCGCTACACCGCCTCGATCGTCGAGGGGGGCTTCGGAGCGATGTGATACGTCACGCTCACGACGCCCGGCGCCTCGCGGATGATGTCGGCGGCTAGCTTCTCGAGCGCATCGAAGGGGAGGCGAGTCGGCTTCGCGACGCGCGCGTCGACGCTCTCCCAGCAACGCACCTCGATCTGCATGCCGTAGTCGCGCTTCCCGTCGCGTATCCCGGTCACGCGGTCCTCGTGGAGGATCGCGAGATACTGGAACGCGCCCGTCCCGGAGAGGTAACGCTCGACGACCGCGGTCGCCTTCCGCACCGTCTCGATCCGCTCGGGGGTCACCGCGCCGACCACGCGCGCCGCGAGCGCAGGGCCGGGGAACGGGATCCGCCGGAAGATCTCCTCCGGCAGACCGAGGGCGCGGCCGACCTTTCGGACGCCGTCCTTGCGGAGGCGGATGAGCGGCTCGAGGATCCGGTAGCCGAACGCTTTCTCCGGGTCGATCCCGAGCTGCTCGAACACGTTGTGCTGGCGCTTGATTCCCGCCACCGTCTCTTCGACGTCGGTGAGGATCGTCCCCTGGAGCAGGAACCTCGCGCCGCTCTCGCGGACGACGCGGCCGAAGACGTCGCGATAGAAGGTTCGAGTGATCGCCTCCCGCTTCTCCTCCGGGTCGGCGATCCCGGCGAGCGCGGAGAAGAACTCGGCGCGCGCGTCGACGATCTCGACCTCGACGCCGAGACTCCCGAAGAGGGCGCGGACCCGCTCCGGCTCCCCCTCGCGCATAAGGCCGTTCTCGACGAACACCGTCCGGAGCCGCTCCCCGAGCGCTCGGGCGCCGAGCATCGTGACGGCGGAGGAGTCGACGCCGCCGGAGAGGGCGTTGATCGCCTCGCCGTTCCCGACCGCGCGGCGAATCTCCTCGATCGATTCATTGATGAACTGTTCAGTGTTCAGATTATCTGCGAGGATCTCCCGGATCATGCTCTCTCCTCGTGAAAACGGGAATCCGGCCGGATCGGAGCCGTTGCGGCGCGCCCTGGCCCCCCTTCTTCACTCAATCGGGAAGGGAGGCTCGCCCGCGACCGAACTGATGAGCTGCTCCGCCGCATCCACTTCTACCGGCGTCCCTTCGACGCCGAGCCAAACGCACCCTTCCGCGCCGCCGATCCCGCCGGCGCCGGTGATCGCGGCCGACGCCCCCGTCAGGAGCGCGATCGCATCGAGTTCGGTGAAGACCTCGCCCGGCACTGGGAAGAGGCAGGGCCCCCGCGAGCTGGGCGCGTTCACTCGCGCCGCGAGGTCGTCGAGATCGCCGTCGACGCGCTTCTCGACGCCGACCGGAAGGATGAGCCGGACGCGCCGCCCGACCGCCGCCTGCACCGCCGCGCCGATCGTCCCCGCTTTCGGATGGAGGACGAAGATCGCCGCGCGCCGCATCGCGAGATCGAGCGCGTTCGCCCCCTTGAGGACGACATCCCCCTCGCGGAGATCGTCGACGACGTCGAAGATTGTCTTCCCTTCGAGCCATGCGCCCTTCGCGATCACCACGTCGCCGGGAAACCCCGCGCCTCCCGCGGCCGGCGGCGGCGATCCCTCTTTCGCCGCGCGCGCCGGCGGGAGCGTGACGCCCCGAAAGAAGCGCTCCTTCGAGAAGTCCTTCGCGCGGCCGATCCGCGCGAGCACCTCCTCGGCGACGTAGCCGTTCGTGGAGCCGGCCACGATCACGATCGTTCCTTCCTTCAGCGCCGACCCGATCGCCGGATGCGCGGCGATCCCTTGAGCAATCAATCGTTTTCCGGCGGCCGGGGTGAGGACGAACTGCTTCATTCTTCAAGTCCTTTCTCGGGCGAGTTCGAGGCCGGCCCGCGCCCGAAGAGGTCGGACGGTCGAGACGCTGCTACGCGGTCAGCCTCCTTCGCCGGAGGGGATCTCCTCGAAGATCCGCGCGCGGTCCATCTCCAGCCAGTAGCGAATCGCCATCGCGCGCACGGCCTGCCAATAGGCGGGGGTGAGATCGCCGTTCTTCTCGATCGCGTCCCCGATTTCCCGGCGAAGCGGACCGAGACAGAGATAGAGGACACGTACGCGCTTCCCATCCGTTCCCGCTTCAAGCAACGGTCGAGACGAGAAATCGGTGCGCGTCCCCGTCTTTCGGTTTTTCGTCTCAAACGGCCGGCGCCGCCTTCTCCGGCTTGTAGATCGAAGCGACGAGGACGCCCGCTACGAGAAACTCGATGAGCGTGATGAAAAACCAGCCGAACGCGACCCCGCCGGTAATCGGCATCGCGGAGTAGGATCCGAACCCCATCGGGAAGCCGAAGAAAATTCCCATGTAGATTCCGAAGCGCACGCCTTCCATTGCGCCTTTTCCTTCGTACCCCTTCCCGAAGATCAGGACGAAGAAGAAGGACATGACGAGGGTGACAAGCCACATGACCGGGCGGAGTCGGTTCATCTCCTCGATCGAACGCCAGAGGTGCGAGGTTGCTTCGTAGGTCTTGCCCATCACGAGGCTGTGAAAGATCCAATCCATGATGCTGAACGCCACGAAGAGGACAATCACCGCGATCCAGAATTTCCGTCCCATCGGTAACCTCCTTACGCCGGGGGCGCGCAGATCATTTGAATCCCCTGCGGGTGTCCCCTGTCAAGAGAAACGGGAACGCGACTCGGATTCGCTTTTTACTTCAATAAGGTTCGTTCCTTCCAAATCGAGTAGATCGCGGGGATGAGGAGAAGAGTCTCGACCGTCGACGTGATGAGCCCTCCCACCATCGGCGCGGCGATCCGCTTCATCACGGAAGAGCCGATCTCCGCCTCCATCCCGATCATGATCGGAAGAAGGCCGACGATCGTGGTCGCCACGGTCATCACCTTCGGACGGAGACGATCGACCGCCCCCTCGGCGATCGCCTCGTCGAGATCTTCGCGCGTCCGAAGCCTTCCCTCTCTTCGATAGCGCGCCGTCGCTTCGTCGATGTAGACCTGCATCACGATCCCCGTCTCCGCCGCGAGCCCCGCCACGCTGATGAACCCGACCCACACCGCGACCGACGCGTTGTAGCCGAGAAGCCAGAGGAGCCATATCCCGCCGACCACGGCGAACGGGAGCGGAAGAAGACGAATGAACGCCTCCGAGATCGTTCGGAAGTGAAGGAAAAGCAGGAGAAACACGATGAGGAGCGTGAGCGGAACGAGAAGGCGAAGACGCTTCGCGGCCGCCTGCATGTACTCGTACTGACCGGACCAGACGATCGAGTATCCGGGCGGGAGCGCGATCTGCGCGCCGACCGCCTCTTGCGCCCGCTTCACATACGTGCCGACGTCGATTCCGCGGATGTCGACGAAGACCGTCACCGCGCGCCTCGCGTTTTCCGTGAGGATCTCCATCGGGCCCGAGACGATCCGAATGTCGGCGAGCTGCCCGATCGGAACCTGCGCGCCGCTCGGCGTCGGGACGAGGATGCTCCGGAGCGCATCGAGATCCTGGCGAAGCTCGCGCGGATAGCGCACGTTCACGCCGTAGCGCTCCAACCCCTCCACCGTCCGGGTCACTTCCATTCCGCCGACGGCAGCCATGAGGACCTCTTGGACATCCATGACGTTCAGTCCGTAGCGAGCGCAAGCGTCGCGGTCGATGTCGAAATCGACGAATCGTCCCGACACCGCGCGCATCGAATACGCCGACACCGTTCCATCGAGGCCCTTCACGATCGCCTCGGCTTTCTCGCCGATCGCCGCGAGCGTGTCGAGATTTGGCCCAAGGATCTTGATCCCGACCGGCGTCTTCACCCCCGTCGAGAGCATGTCGATGCGGGTCTTGATCGGCATCGTCCAGGAGTTCGTGAGACCCGGGAACTGGATCGCGGCGTCGAGCTCGCGGATGAGCGAATCCGAATCGACGCCCTCGCGCCACTTCGAGCGGTCCTTCTCGAGAAGAATCGTGGTCTCGATCATCGAGAGGGGCGCCGGATCGGTGGCGGTTTCCGCGCGGCCGACCTTTCCGAAGACCGCCTTCACCTCGGGGAAGCTCCGGATGATCTTGTCGGTCTGTTGCAGGATCTCGTTCGCTTTCGCGATCGGAAGCCCCGGGTTCGTCGTCGGCATGTAGAGGAGATCCCCTTCGTAGAGGGGCGGCATGAACTCGTTGCCGATTCTTGAGAGTGGAACAATCGTCGCGAGAAGGACTACGAGCGCGATCGCGAGCGTGGCGTAGCGATGCCGGAGAACCCAGCGCACCATCGGACGGTACGCGGCGACGAGCGGGCGCGTCACGGGGTGGTCCTCTTCCTTCCGAAGACGTCCCCGCACGAACACCGCCATCAGAGCGGGCATCAATGTGACCGTTAGGATCGCGCAGACAGCCATCGCGAATGTCTTCGTGTAGGCGAGCGGCTTGAAGAGCCGTCCCGACTGCTCCGAGAGCCCGAAGACCGGAAGGAACGACACCGTGACGATGAGGAGCGCGTAGAAGAGCGAGGGCCCCACCTCGCGCGCCGCCTCGAAGATCACCTCCGCGTGGGCGACCCCCTTCTTCTTCCGCTCCGCGTGCTTGTGCGCGTTCTCGACGAGGACGAGTGCCGCGTCGTCGAGAACGCCGATCGCGATGGCGATCCCCCCGAGCGACATGATGTTCGCGTGGATGCCGAGAAGGTGCATGAGAAGGATCGACGCGAGCACCGCGACCGGGATCGAGACGATCGAGACGAGCGCCGAGCGAAGATGAAGGAGGAAGAGCGCGATCATGAGCGCGATGACGGCCATCTGTTCGGTCAGCTTGATGCGAAGCGTGCGGACCGCCTCGCGAATGAGAACGCTTCGATCATATGCAGTCTTGATTTCGACGCCGGGCGGGAGGCTCGGCTCGATTGCCGCGATTCGCTTCTTCACGCGGTCGATCACCTCGAGCGCGTTCTCGCCGATCCGCATGACGACGATCCCGCCGACGACCTCTCCCTCTCCGTTCCACTCGGCGGCGCCGCGCCGGAGCTCCGGGCCGATCGAGACGCGCGCGACGTGACGGAGAAGAATCGGCGTTCCTCCATTGCCGACATCGAGAACGACCTTCTCGATATCCTCGACCCCGCGAAAGTAGCCGCGCCCGCGCACCATAAACTCGGTCTCGCCCATCTCGAGGACGCCGCCCCCCGCGTCCGCGTTCGAGGCGCGGATCGACTCGCGAACCTTTTGGATCGAGATCCCAAACGCCTGAAGGGCGCGCGGATCGACCTCGACTTGATACTGCTTCACGAAGCCGCCGATCGATGCGACTTCCGACACGCCGGGGAGCGAGCCGAGCTCGTACTTGAGGAAGAAGTCCTGGACCGAGCGGAGATCGGAGAGGTCGTGCGCGCCGGTCGTGTCGATGAGGACATACTCGTAGACCCAACCGAGTCCGGTCGCGTCCGGCCCGAGCTTCGCAGTCGCATCTTCCGGAAGGCGAATTTGGTTCAGGTATTCGAGAACGCGGCTTCGCGCCCAATAGAGGTCGGTGCCGTCGTCGAAGAGAACATAGACGAAGCCGAAGCCCATGAACGAGTAACCCCGGACGACCTTCGCGTGCGGGACGTTCAGCATCGCGGTCGTGAGCGGATAAACGACCTGGTCCTCGACGACATCCGGCGATTGCTCGGGGAAATCGACTTGGACGATCACTTGGACGTCGGAGAGATCGGGGATCGCGTCGAGGCGGATCTCGTAGATCGCCCAGATCCCGCCGGCGACGAGGATCGCCGCGAGAAGGAGAACGATCGCCCGGTTGTCGATGCTGAAGCGGATCGCCTTCTCGAGCATCGGCTCTCCCCTATTGCGCGCGCGCGCCGAGGGCCGCGTCGAGCTCGGCGAGATACCGCTCGGGATCCGCGTCGAAGTCCGCCTGACAGCCCGGGCAGCAGTAGTAGACGCGCATTCCTTGATAGGTCGAGTAAACGTCGCCGGGCGCGATCGTCTTCTCGTTCTTCATCACCGGGCAGAGGATCGTGATCGATCCGTCGGGCGCGACGAAGAGAGCGTTTCGGACCGGCTCTCCCTCGATGCGCGGGAGATCGCCCAAAGATGCGGCTCCTGCGGGGGAGGTTGCGCGGCCTGCATGGCTGTGCGCGGGAAAAACGCCCGACTTTCCTTCCATCATCTTCTTCACCGCTTCGCGGAACGAGGATTCCGAGTCGAGAAGGAACTGCGCGCTCGTCACCACTCGGTCGCCGGGGA
This genomic window from Candidatus Eisenbacteria bacterium contains:
- a CDS encoding TerC family protein encodes the protein MNEMVLLWVGFIGLILALLALDLGVFHRRAHAVSLREAFFWSAVWIACGLLFSKFVYFGYQHHWFGLGTMPDPVDRAMNNGTTAALKYLTGFVVEKSLSADNIFVIAMIFNFFGVPPIYRHRVLFWGIVGALVLRGVMIAIGATLVARFTWILLIFGVFLIVTGIKMLFLNSEDVDPNKNAAVRLARRLFPVTSRFHGQRFLVRAGTRGSHEGALPGEEDVRDEVVERARPGTLMLTPLAIALLTVETSDVIFAVDSIPAIFAITGDPFLVFTSNVFAILGLRALFFVLSGMIEKFRYLKVSLSLVLVLIGVKMLVAKKLHHLLGEHFHAIVLAVVLSILAAGVLFSLADGKKRTRA
- a CDS encoding ExsB family transcriptional regulator, which codes for MIREILADNLNTEQFINESIEEIRRAVGNGEAINALSGGVDSSAVTMLGARALGERLRTVFVENGLMREGEPERVRALFGSLGVEVEIVDARAEFFSALAGIADPEEKREAITRTFYRDVFGRVVRESGARFLLQGTILTDVEETVAGIKRQHNVFEQLGIDPEKAFGYRILEPLIRLRKDGVRKVGRALGLPEEIFRRIPFPGPALAARVVGAVTPERIETVRKATAVVERYLSGTGAFQYLAILHEDRVTGIRDGKRDYGMQIEVRCWESVDARVAKPTRLPFDALEKLAADIIREAPGVVSVTYHIAPKPPSTIEAV
- a CDS encoding efflux RND transporter permease subunit — protein: MLEKAIRFSIDNRAIVLLLAAILVAGGIWAIYEIRLDAIPDLSDVQVIVQVDFPEQSPDVVEDQVVYPLTTAMLNVPHAKVVRGYSFMGFGFVYVLFDDGTDLYWARSRVLEYLNQIRLPEDATAKLGPDATGLGWVYEYVLIDTTGAHDLSDLRSVQDFFLKYELGSLPGVSEVASIGGFVKQYQVEVDPRALQAFGISIQKVRESIRASNADAGGGVLEMGETEFMVRGRGYFRGVEDIEKVVLDVGNGGTPILLRHVARVSIGPELRRGAAEWNGEGEVVGGIVVMRIGENALEVIDRVKKRIAAIEPSLPPGVEIKTAYDRSVLIREAVRTLRIKLTEQMAVIALMIALFLLHLRSALVSIVSIPVAVLASILLMHLLGIHANIMSLGGIAIAIGVLDDAALVLVENAHKHAERKKKGVAHAEVIFEAAREVGPSLFYALLIVTVSFLPVFGLSEQSGRLFKPLAYTKTFAMAVCAILTVTLMPALMAVFVRGRLRKEEDHPVTRPLVAAYRPMVRWVLRHRYATLAIALVVLLATIVPLSRIGNEFMPPLYEGDLLYMPTTNPGLPIAKANEILQQTDKIIRSFPEVKAVFGKVGRAETATDPAPLSMIETTILLEKDRSKWREGVDSDSLIRELDAAIQFPGLTNSWTMPIKTRIDMLSTGVKTPVGIKILGPNLDTLAAIGEKAEAIVKGLDGTVSAYSMRAVSGRFVDFDIDRDACARYGLNVMDVQEVLMAAVGGMEVTRTVEGLERYGVNVRYPRELRQDLDALRSILVPTPSGAQVPIGQLADIRIVSGPMEILTENARRAVTVFVDIRGIDVGTYVKRAQEAVGAQIALPPGYSIVWSGQYEYMQAAAKRLRLLVPLTLLIVFLLLFLHFRTISEAFIRLLPLPFAVVGGIWLLWLLGYNASVAVWVGFISVAGLAAETGIVMQVYIDEATARYRREGRLRTREDLDEAIAEGAVDRLRPKVMTVATTIVGLLPIMIGMEAEIGSSVMKRIAAPMVGGLITSTVETLLLIPAIYSIWKERTLLK